From Proteiniborus sp. MB09-C3, the proteins below share one genomic window:
- a CDS encoding GNAT family N-acetyltransferase, giving the protein MKLDLLKNYLRVQVNKYKEVNKMTNQSNRVGSIPLFSQTVTDFWRTTFLNGDVLYSDEVFTIVINPDLSEDRRFMVLETTDGRVMAVLTPELADKLDLYQRQDLSELTFRQKLDEVGVTLHGADYLFYFTEADKNVLLQENLEGVLRQLTEQDDVIFSEFQSFASEQDLDDAYVELDHWAVFGSFEQNRLVSATSMYPWDNAQIADLGVLTLTSFRGKGHARKVVRSISKYAYDQGYEPQYRCQLDNQASTLLAKAAGLTLFGKWEVISPDSTD; this is encoded by the coding sequence GTGAAATTAGATCTACTAAAAAATTACTTAAGAGTGCAAGTAAATAAGTATAAGGAAGTGAATAAAATGACGAATCAATCAAATCGAGTAGGAAGTATACCTTTATTTTCACAAACGGTAACTGACTTTTGGCGGACGACATTTTTGAACGGAGATGTCCTCTATAGCGACGAAGTCTTTACTATCGTTATTAACCCTGACCTGAGCGAAGACCGTCGGTTCATGGTGCTAGAAACCACTGATGGTCGAGTTATGGCGGTTTTGACGCCGGAGCTGGCCGATAAGTTAGACCTTTATCAGCGACAAGACCTGTCTGAGCTGACCTTTCGTCAGAAGTTGGATGAAGTGGGAGTCACTCTGCATGGTGCAGATTATCTTTTTTATTTTACAGAAGCCGATAAGAACGTATTGTTGCAAGAAAACTTGGAAGGTGTTTTGCGCCAGCTAACAGAACAAGATGATGTGATTTTTTCCGAGTTTCAGTCCTTCGCCTCGGAACAAGACTTGGATGACGCTTATGTGGAATTAGATCATTGGGCGGTATTTGGTTCTTTTGAGCAAAACCGTCTAGTTAGCGCCACCAGCATGTATCCCTGGGATAATGCGCAAATTGCGGATCTCGGCGTACTGACTCTAACGTCCTTTAGGGGAAAAGGTCATGCTCGCAAAGTGGTGCGTTCAATTAGCAAGTACGCTTATGATCAGGGATACGAACCTCAGTACCGATGCCAGCTTGATAACCAGGCATCTACGTTGCTGGCTAAAGCGGCAGGATTGACACTGTTTGGAAAGTGGGAAGTGATTTCTCCTGACTCCACTGACTGA
- a CDS encoding TetR/AcrR family transcriptional regulator — MSRVVKKPDERKDELLDIATKLFIEKGYENTSVRDIYTQVNGSFGMFYHHFKSKEEVLEEVNKKMMAQRFEPIKSIIIDSDLSGIEKLRKVLSLAIISSKQEINTHSNNSYQKNPQLLVMHMHDTLGVASDLLSSVIEDGIKDGTIQTERPHELSQMILLFLNVWVNPWLYQWSPEKLRNIFVFMKDVFDKMGVPALSEDMLQGLNELLLLVQEDK; from the coding sequence ATGTCAAGAGTAGTAAAAAAACCAGATGAAAGAAAAGATGAGTTATTGGATATTGCTACAAAGCTTTTTATTGAGAAAGGCTATGAAAACACTTCTGTAAGAGATATTTACACACAAGTGAACGGTTCTTTTGGTATGTTTTATCATCACTTTAAATCAAAAGAAGAAGTATTAGAAGAAGTAAATAAAAAGATGATGGCACAGAGATTTGAACCTATAAAGTCAATCATAATTGATAGCGATTTGTCTGGAATAGAAAAGCTACGCAAAGTATTATCGCTTGCTATTATATCTTCTAAGCAAGAAATTAACACTCACTCGAATAATTCATATCAAAAAAACCCTCAACTATTGGTAATGCATATGCACGATACCCTTGGCGTTGCATCTGACTTACTTTCCAGTGTTATAGAGGATGGCATAAAAGACGGTACGATTCAAACTGAACGTCCTCACGAGCTATCACAAATGATTTTATTATTTCTAAATGTATGGGTAAACCCATGGCTATACCAATGGTCACCAGAAAAATTGAGAAACATCTTCGTTTTTATGAAAGATGTTTTCGACAAAATGGGCGTTCCTGCTTTATCAGAGGATATGTTGCAAGGTTTAAATGAGTTATTATTGCTTGTGCAAGAGGACAAATAG
- a CDS encoding DUF3795 domain-containing protein, with protein MKNFQRKDLMFSLCGLNCELCTMKLDNYCPGCGGGAGNQGCSIARCSLQHGGIEYCYLCNEYPCEKYKGIDEFDSFITHRNQLKDMKKHRK; from the coding sequence GTGAAAAACTTTCAAAGAAAAGACCTAATGTTTTCATTATGTGGTTTGAATTGCGAACTTTGCACTATGAAATTGGATAATTATTGCCCCGGCTGTGGTGGAGGTGCAGGTAATCAAGGCTGTTCTATTGCCAGGTGCAGTTTACAGCACGGAGGTATTGAATACTGTTACCTATGCAATGAATATCCCTGTGAAAAATACAAAGGCATAGATGAATTTGACTCTTTTATTACCCATCGCAATCAGCTTAAAGATATGAAAAAGCACAGAAAATAG
- a CDS encoding NAD(P)-dependent oxidoreductase, giving the protein MRLLKGLGEHQWKNEAVEITQRKMGIIGMGTTGRMLAKMTSAFGMKVYYFSRSRKMDIEKEGVEYLPLNEMLKTVEIISIHLPKNTVILVKDEFDLFGDGKILINTSLGTPLEVPAFLEWIQRKGNYAIYDEDGAGSYKNEFEKYSNVILSKKVAGWTKEARERLSIKVLKNIQEVLNELNVQ; this is encoded by the coding sequence ATAAGATTACTTAAGGGGTTAGGAGAACACCAGTGGAAAAATGAAGCTGTAGAGATAACACAAAGGAAAATGGGGATAATCGGAATGGGCACAACAGGTAGAATGTTAGCGAAAATGACATCCGCCTTTGGGATGAAGGTTTATTATTTTAGTAGAAGTAGAAAAATGGACATTGAAAAGGAAGGAGTAGAATATCTTCCGCTTAATGAAATGCTAAAGACAGTAGAAATTATATCTATTCATTTGCCTAAAAATACAGTGATACTTGTAAAAGATGAATTTGATTTGTTTGGTGATGGGAAAATATTGATTAATACTTCTTTAGGTACTCCACTTGAAGTTCCAGCATTTTTAGAATGGATACAAAGAAAAGGAAATTACGCAATTTATGATGAAGATGGTGCTGGGAGTTATAAAAATGAATTTGAAAAATACTCTAATGTAATCTTGTCTAAAAAAGTAGCTGGTTGGACAAAAGAAGCAAGAGAGAGATTATCTATTAAAGTTCTAAAAAATATTCAAGAAGTCTTGAATGAGCTAAATGTTCAATAA
- a CDS encoding epoxyqueuosine reductase, whose protein sequence is MDENQDNIIKTRLSEFIEMSLRNSLSAHDGMKIYDMPLMGIASADDPFFQKFREPGIVGPGFILPQEWIPGAKSVISYFLLFTKEVRDTNRAPGLPSEEWVSARIDGEVLNNEVRSFLVEMLKQMSADAVAPCLDPRFKVVNRISNWSERHVAYAAGLGTFGLHRALITEKGSAGRLGSVVTTLELTPTKRNYKSYDEYCLYLTQGKCGACIRRCPPLAITDKGKDNQICEEYIDREILSRFAPRYGCAKCSISVPCECRNPVA, encoded by the coding sequence ATGGATGAGAATCAAGATAACATTATCAAAACAAGATTATCCGAGTTCATCGAAATGAGCCTACGAAACTCGCTTTCCGCCCACGATGGAATGAAAATATATGACATGCCTCTTATGGGCATTGCTTCTGCAGACGATCCTTTCTTTCAGAAATTTCGTGAGCCCGGTATAGTAGGACCGGGTTTTATTCTTCCGCAGGAATGGATACCGGGTGCGAAATCGGTGATTTCATATTTTCTTCTGTTCACAAAGGAAGTGCGCGATACGAACCGGGCACCGGGCCTTCCTTCTGAAGAATGGGTATCCGCGAGAATCGATGGTGAAGTTTTAAATAATGAAGTTCGATCTTTTCTGGTTGAAATGTTGAAGCAAATGAGTGCCGATGCCGTTGCACCTTGTCTTGATCCCCGGTTTAAAGTTGTAAACCGGATTTCAAATTGGTCCGAACGACATGTTGCATATGCAGCTGGTCTTGGAACATTTGGACTTCACCGGGCGCTCATCACAGAAAAAGGATCAGCCGGACGCTTAGGCAGCGTGGTCACCACACTGGAGCTTACACCTACAAAGCGGAATTACAAAAGTTACGATGAGTATTGTTTATATCTCACACAGGGAAAATGTGGGGCCTGCATTCGCAGATGTCCACCTCTTGCTATTACCGACAAAGGCAAGGACAATCAAATTTGTGAAGAATATATCGACAGAGAAATTCTGTCAAGATTTGCCCCTCGGTATGGCTGTGCCAAATGTAGTATCAGTGTACCCTGTGAATGTAGAAATCCGGTGGCATAA
- a CDS encoding alpha/beta hydrolase, whose product MKIDFNDKTVGGFTYEFVRGLSVQQSGAAEFGECMETMGHIENNNFNSWISEWTSTADRVSEYAENQLKNGDKISAEKAFMRASNYYRMAVFYAAHSDPKHRELWSHSKECFQNMLKLMDYPVECINITFEGAALPGYFISGGESKRPTLIAIGGFDSTMEEVFFWVGSTAKEYGWNCLIFEGPGQWGALMNNPGLHFRPDYEKPIGAAVDYLLTRSDVDADKIALIGYSMGGYLSTRGALDQRIKACIPNTLIVDCGAAAKAGMKGLMKNDIFLNKAFGLMLKINTPARWSFQHSQWTLGVQNAHEWVKVYEDFTVKGHEDQYKNPMLFLFSEDDIIDAAAPNPEIVTGLLDFMLSIKCDRYIRLFTKEEGASSHCQMGGLTYANASIFNWLNHVFRDEPLFNACNAKRAKMFVELFGKYGGKGSAEKAAQLLKVAHLID is encoded by the coding sequence ATGAAAATCGATTTTAATGACAAGACAGTCGGTGGTTTCACATATGAATTTGTCCGCGGATTATCTGTTCAGCAGTCGGGAGCTGCTGAATTTGGCGAATGTATGGAAACCATGGGGCATATTGAGAACAACAATTTTAACAGCTGGATATCAGAATGGACATCTACCGCAGACCGAGTATCGGAATATGCGGAAAATCAGCTGAAAAACGGGGATAAAATCAGTGCAGAGAAAGCATTCATGAGAGCCAGCAATTATTACAGGATGGCTGTCTTTTATGCGGCGCATTCCGATCCGAAGCACAGAGAACTATGGTCACACAGCAAAGAATGCTTTCAAAACATGCTCAAACTCATGGACTACCCTGTAGAATGTATAAACATCACTTTTGAAGGTGCTGCGCTGCCAGGGTATTTTATATCGGGCGGAGAAAGCAAAAGACCGACGCTGATTGCTATCGGCGGCTTTGACTCCACTATGGAGGAAGTGTTTTTCTGGGTCGGTTCGACAGCGAAAGAGTATGGCTGGAACTGCCTGATTTTTGAAGGCCCAGGTCAATGGGGCGCTCTGATGAACAATCCTGGGCTCCACTTCCGGCCAGACTATGAAAAACCTATCGGCGCCGCGGTCGACTATCTTCTGACACGGTCCGATGTTGATGCGGACAAAATTGCTTTGATCGGCTATTCCATGGGAGGATATCTATCAACCCGGGGAGCTCTGGATCAAAGGATAAAAGCTTGCATTCCAAATACATTGATTGTCGATTGCGGTGCGGCAGCCAAAGCCGGCATGAAAGGACTTATGAAAAACGATATATTTCTTAACAAAGCTTTTGGCTTAATGTTAAAGATCAATACCCCCGCACGCTGGAGCTTTCAGCATTCCCAATGGACATTGGGGGTTCAAAATGCTCATGAGTGGGTAAAAGTTTACGAGGATTTTACTGTTAAAGGCCATGAGGATCAATACAAGAACCCGATGCTGTTCTTATTCAGTGAAGACGACATTATCGATGCAGCGGCCCCCAACCCTGAAATTGTAACAGGATTGCTAGATTTTATGCTTTCGATTAAATGCGATCGATACATTCGGTTATTCACAAAAGAGGAGGGAGCCTCAAGCCACTGTCAGATGGGCGGATTGACATATGCCAATGCGTCTATCTTCAACTGGCTGAACCATGTTTTTCGCGACGAACCGCTATTCAATGCATGCAATGCCAAAAGAGCCAAAATGTTCGTCGAGCTTTTCGGTAAGTATGGCGGAAAGGGTTCTGCGGAAAAAGCAGCACAACTGCTTAAAGTTGCCCACCTTATCGATTAA
- a CDS encoding winged helix-turn-helix domain-containing protein, which yields MGRKLLEITTLHGFTIDELIAFEESYQKKSLKALLRTVIMRYNGIHTEEIQHILGKSRPAITGYINKWNKYGLEALVDNRGGSVSTFTDEMLEDLKDTVLNKSPKDFGFLSSTWDTHMLSKYIVDTFGKECSSEWIRQMLIKLGFSYKRGQYMPTKGDPELQEAFKKSCWFTRHN from the coding sequence ATGGGACGAAAACTATTAGAAATTACTACTTTACATGGTTTCACAATAGATGAACTGATTGCTTTCGAAGAGAGCTATCAAAAGAAGTCTTTAAAAGCTCTATTGCGTACTGTAATTATGAGATATAACGGTATTCATACCGAAGAAATACAGCATATACTTGGTAAGTCTCGCCCAGCTATTACTGGATATATCAACAAATGGAACAAATATGGGCTAGAGGCTCTAGTAGATAATCGTGGTGGCTCGGTAAGCACATTCACTGATGAAATGCTAGAAGATTTAAAAGATACAGTGCTCAATAAATCACCTAAAGATTTCGGATTCTTAAGTTCCACTTGGGATACCCATATGCTCTCTAAATATATTGTTGATACATTTGGTAAAGAGTGCTCCTCCGAATGGATTCGACAAATGCTAATAAAATTAGGATTCTCATATAAACGAGGACAATATATGCCTACAAAAGGAGATCCTGAGCTTCAAGAAGCTTTTAAAAAAAGCTGTTGGTTTACTAGACATAATTGA
- a CDS encoding DUF4872 domain-containing protein: MYRDFLKEFGDLYPDLGLHAAYLKFAQIAPLWRAVSKLICSAGENSNEQQLKEASHILLEIASLEEEATKLLFENTSVL; this comes from the coding sequence ATGTACCGGGATTTTCTTAAGGAATTCGGTGACTTGTATCCTGATTTGGGGCTTCATGCGGCGTATTTAAAATTTGCACAAATTGCTCCCTTGTGGAGAGCGGTATCGAAACTAATTTGTAGCGCTGGAGAGAATTCAAATGAGCAACAGCTTAAAGAAGCTTCCCATATATTACTGGAGATTGCTTCCTTGGAAGAAGAAGCAACGAAGCTACTTTTTGAAAACACCTCCGTTTTATAA
- a CDS encoding TetR/AcrR family transcriptional regulator, which produces MNGYERRTKAKKEAIINAARELFSERGVTNVGIGEIAKKAKVSQVTIYNYFGDKNTLASEALAFYIDDAIREFEVILEREVPFSEKLKSIVEIKHDMMLEVSSSYFSKHAWEDKTLREILNEAATKRAIHLYAGFIELGKNEGAIDQSIPSDAVLSYFLSSISVMQNPKFFKTSSEYKTGFLKLFLYGIIGKEH; this is translated from the coding sequence ATGAATGGATATGAAAGAAGGACCAAAGCAAAAAAAGAAGCAATAATCAACGCCGCCCGAGAGCTTTTCAGTGAACGGGGCGTAACAAATGTAGGAATAGGTGAGATCGCTAAAAAAGCAAAAGTATCACAGGTAACAATATACAATTACTTTGGGGATAAAAACACGCTTGCCAGTGAAGCCCTTGCTTTTTATATTGATGATGCTATCCGAGAGTTTGAGGTTATACTTGAGAGGGAAGTACCTTTTTCTGAAAAACTGAAAAGTATTGTCGAAATAAAACACGATATGATGCTTGAGGTAAGCAGCTCTTATTTTAGTAAACATGCCTGGGAAGATAAAACCTTGCGAGAAATATTGAATGAAGCGGCAACCAAAAGAGCGATTCATCTCTACGCCGGATTTATTGAATTAGGAAAGAACGAGGGTGCTATCGATCAAAGCATCCCAAGCGATGCTGTCCTGTCTTACTTCCTGTCATCTATATCAGTCATGCAAAATCCTAAATTTTTTAAAACCAGCAGCGAATATAAAACGGGGTTCTTGAAATTGTTTCTCTATGGGATAATAGGAAAGGAGCACTAA
- a CDS encoding ABC transporter ATP-binding protein — MGIVGKSGSGKTTLFDVLLRLLEIEKGSIKIDEVSLYDIASDDLVNGISRVAQNTFLFPGTIRENLLIVKEDATDDELNEVIKLSGLDEFISQLSQGIDTDIEEDGVTISGGQKQRIGLARGFLKGVKILLLDGVTGNVDRENEMKIITNILEIMKEKDLTVISISHKPEFFEFADRILKMENGKLVSI, encoded by the coding sequence ATTGGAATAGTAGGTAAAAGTGGTTCAGGTAAAACAACTTTATTTGACGTACTATTACGATTGCTAGAAATAGAAAAAGGTTCAATCAAAATCGATGAAGTTTCTTTATATGATATTGCAAGTGATGATTTGGTAAATGGAATCAGTAGAGTTGCACAAAACACGTTTTTATTTCCAGGTACAATCCGAGAAAATCTATTAATTGTTAAAGAGGATGCAACAGATGATGAATTAAATGAAGTAATCAAGCTGTCAGGCTTAGATGAATTTATTAGTCAGCTATCTCAGGGTATAGATACAGATATTGAAGAAGATGGTGTTACTATATCTGGTGGTCAAAAACAAAGAATAGGATTAGCTAGAGGGTTTCTTAAAGGGGTCAAAATACTGTTGCTTGATGGAGTAACGGGAAATGTTGATAGGGAAAATGAGATGAAAATTATAACAAACATTCTTGAAATAATGAAAGAAAAAGATTTAACTGTAATTTCAATATCACATAAGCCTGAGTTTTTTGAGTTTGCAGATAGGATATTGAAAATGGAGAATGGGAAGTTGGTTTCTATTTAG
- a CDS encoding transposase — translation MYVQDETKIRVESNNYRSWSLIGQHPVIERNGTRRGVNIIGATEISKNFDSIVNLYSSDEKITSNKIIKFLKDLLDINKDKIVFMIWGNARIHTSKAVEKFIKQNEDTLFILNLPPYSPMLNPQENVWNKLKSYFYEYKARSSIDEIKDFISNHFNHANSNKAETKSLVNARSYYK, via the coding sequence TTGTATGTACAAGATGAAACTAAAATCAGAGTAGAATCTAATAACTACCGCAGTTGGAGTCTTATAGGGCAACACCCTGTAATAGAAAGAAATGGTACTCGCAGGGGAGTTAATATCATTGGTGCCACTGAAATTAGTAAGAACTTTGATTCTATTGTGAATTTATATTCTTCTGATGAAAAAATTACATCTAATAAAATTATTAAGTTTTTAAAAGACTTGCTAGACATTAACAAGGATAAGATAGTTTTTATGATTTGGGGCAATGCGAGAATTCATACCTCAAAAGCTGTTGAAAAGTTTATCAAACAAAATGAAGATACGTTATTTATATTGAATCTTCCACCATATTCGCCAATGTTAAATCCTCAGGAAAATGTGTGGAATAAGCTAAAATCCTATTTTTATGAATATAAAGCACGATCTTCTATTGATGAGATTAAGGATTTTATTTCAAATCACTTTAATCACGCGAATTCTAATAAAGCTGAAACCAAATCTCTTGTTAATGCTAGGTCTTATTATAAATAG
- a CDS encoding DUF3784 domain-containing protein yields MLENAWVLTGLIITITFLLLGLIFAIMKEKGVSLIAGYNFKPKGRKENE; encoded by the coding sequence ATGTTAGAAAATGCTTGGGTTCTAACGGGATTAATAATAACCATAACCTTTTTGCTACTTGGACTTATATTTGCGATTATGAAAGAAAAAGGGGTCAGTTTGATTGCAGGATATAATTTTAAACCAAAGGGGAGAAAAGAAAATGAATAA
- a CDS encoding ABC transporter transmembrane domain-containing protein, giving the protein MNKQIMKELVPRLKIYSIISFVIDLIIRLLYLIPPILMKKIVDEYIPSNNSTATLRTIAFFAILPVIIAIFTTLYNYRVSVIGRNTGRKIASYGFRNLLNQPLSYFYDKNSVELAEYCSTNATEYILLWITDIPKLCASIIASVVAFAYILSLSDSTGLGLLLYIPVLLIPSFYLSKKAQKYVKKIIVNSGKSKQLLSVAFKNIKFVKTMNLHKNLLSKIDSINKDTVSACLESTIMMS; this is encoded by the coding sequence ATGAATAAGCAAATTATGAAAGAACTAGTACCTAGGCTTAAAATATATTCAATCATATCATTTGTAATTGATCTTATTATTAGGCTTTTATACCTAATACCACCTATTCTAATGAAGAAAATTGTTGATGAATACATACCTAGTAATAATAGTACTGCAACTTTACGGACAATTGCATTCTTTGCTATACTTCCTGTGATAATAGCTATTTTCACCACACTCTATAATTATCGAGTTTCGGTCATTGGCCGTAATACAGGAAGAAAAATAGCAAGTTATGGGTTTAGGAACTTATTAAATCAGCCACTAAGTTATTTTTATGATAAAAACTCAGTGGAGTTAGCAGAATATTGTAGTACAAATGCAACTGAGTACATATTGCTTTGGATTACTGATATTCCAAAATTGTGTGCTTCTATTATTGCATCTGTTGTAGCTTTCGCTTACATACTTAGCTTGAGTGATTCTACTGGGTTAGGTCTCTTACTTTACATTCCAGTACTACTGATACCTAGCTTCTACTTATCAAAAAAGGCACAAAAATACGTCAAGAAAATAATCGTTAATAGTGGTAAATCAAAACAATTACTTAGTGTTGCTTTTAAGAACATTAAGTTTGTTAAGACAATGAATTTACATAAAAATTTACTATCAAAAATTGATAGTATTAATAAGGACACTGTATCAGCATGCCTTGAGAGTACAATAATGATGTCATAG
- a CDS encoding GrpB family protein translates to MKVKVIEYNSEWKNLYLEEAEKIRNILGNELVDIYHIGSTSVEKLRAKPIIDIMPVVRDITKVDDYDREFEALGYEAKGEFGMIGRRYFRKGLENRTHQIHIFERSNSNDIERHLAVRDYLRTHPEEAFEYGELKSRLATMFPSDIEAYCDGKDDFVKELERKALEWYHDAK, encoded by the coding sequence ATGAAAGTTAAAGTCATAGAGTATAACAGCGAATGGAAAAACTTATATTTGGAAGAGGCTGAAAAAATTAGAAATATACTTGGAAATGAATTGGTTGATATTTACCACATTGGAAGCACATCAGTGGAAAAATTAAGAGCTAAACCCATCATTGATATTATGCCAGTGGTAAGGGACATTACAAAAGTCGATGATTACGATAGAGAGTTTGAGGCTCTGGGTTATGAGGCAAAAGGTGAATTTGGTATGATCGGCAGAAGATATTTTAGAAAAGGGCTGGAAAATAGAACCCATCAAATTCATATATTTGAAAGAAGTAATTCTAATGATATTGAAAGGCATTTAGCTGTTCGTGATTATTTAAGAACACATCCAGAAGAGGCATTTGAGTATGGAGAACTAAAGAGCAGATTAGCCACTATGTTTCCTTCGGACATTGAGGCTTATTGCGATGGTAAAGATGACTTTGTTAAGGAATTAGAAAGAAAAGCATTAGAATGGTATCATGATGCAAAATAA
- a CDS encoding phosphotransferase, which produces MLKHYPVHVIILCQNAETVKKREKMRGKVGYTGFTAGTLYADFMKTTPKIGFWLDTSEQSPEQSVEDILLYFR; this is translated from the coding sequence ATGTTGAAACATTATCCAGTTCATGTAATAATACTCTGTCAGAATGCAGAAACAGTAAAAAAGCGTGAAAAGATGAGAGGAAAGGTCGGATATACTGGATTCACGGCAGGTACTCTATATGCAGATTTCATGAAGACGACTCCAAAAATAGGTTTTTGGCTGGATACATCGGAACAGTCTCCAGAACAATCAGTTGAAGACATCTTGTTATACTTTAGGTAG
- a CDS encoding GNAT family N-acetyltransferase: MDNIIIRNYNQKDWSRIEEIHDSARKIELQLAGLDDAFVPLAQAAVNEGLFDYTVCVALINDNVVGFVAYSEEEIAWLYVAPDSMRQGVGKSLVMHVIENTTQRPLGLEVLVGNNPALHLYEAMGFETTETCSGAMPGNESFEVTVYCMQQKSGQKR; the protein is encoded by the coding sequence ATGGATAATATTATAATAAGAAACTACAATCAAAAAGATTGGTCGCGCATTGAAGAAATACATGATAGTGCTAGAAAAATAGAACTTCAACTGGCGGGTTTAGATGATGCATTCGTGCCACTTGCACAGGCAGCCGTTAATGAAGGATTATTTGATTACACGGTATGTGTTGCACTTATAAATGACAATGTAGTAGGGTTTGTGGCATATTCAGAGGAAGAAATTGCATGGCTCTATGTGGCTCCCGATTCTATGCGTCAGGGAGTCGGAAAAAGTTTGGTTATGCATGTAATAGAAAATACTACCCAAAGGCCACTTGGGCTGGAGGTTTTAGTTGGAAATAATCCTGCACTGCATTTATATGAAGCAATGGGTTTTGAAACGACTGAAACATGCTCAGGCGCAATGCCTGGTAATGAATCGTTTGAAGTGACAGTATATTGTATGCAGCAGAAAAGCGGTCAAAAAAGATAA